In the Hordeum vulgare subsp. vulgare chromosome 7H, MorexV3_pseudomolecules_assembly, whole genome shotgun sequence genome, one interval contains:
- the LOC123413388 gene encoding aldehyde dehydrogenase family 2 member B7, mitochondrial-like → MAAAATRRAASSLVSRCLLSRPAASPAAVPSALRRADGARGLLPGLLQRFGTAAAAEEPISPSVQVGETQLLINGKFVDAASGKTFPTLDPRTGEVIARVSEGDAEDVDRAVVAARKAFDEGPWPKMTAYERSRILLRFADLIEKHNDEIAALETWDNGKPYEQAAHIEVPMLARLMRYYAGWTDKIHGLIVPADGPHHVQVLHEPIGVVGQIIPWNFPLLMYGWKVGPALACGNTIVLKTAEQTPLSALYVSKLLHEAGLPEGVLNIISGFGPTAGAALAGHMDVDKIAFTGSTDTGKVILELSARSNLKAVTLELGGKSPFIVMDDADIDQAVELAHFALFFNQGQCCCAGSRTFVHERVYDEFVEKSKARALKRVVGDPFRKGVEQGPQIDDEQFKKILRYIKSGVDSGATLVTGGDKLGDKGYYIQPTIFSDVQDDMKIAQEEIFGPVQSIFKFNDLNEVIKRANASQYGLAAGVFTNNLDTANTLTRALRAGTIWVNCFDIFDAAIPFGGYKMSGIGREKGIDSLKNYLQVKAVVTALKNPAWL, encoded by the exons ATGGCtgctgccgccacgaggagggCCGCCTCCTCGCTCGTCTCCCGCTGCCTGCTCTCCAGGCCCGCAGCTTCCCCCGCCGCTGTCCCCTCTGCGCTCCGCAGGGCAG ATGGGGCACGTGGATTGTTGCCTGGACTCCTTCAGAGGTTCGGcactgcagcagcagcagaggaaCCCATCTCGCCTTCTGTCCAAGTGGGCGAGACACAGCTCCTCATCAACGGCAAATTCGTTGATGCTGCATCTG GCAAGACTTTCCCGACTCTGGACCCTCGCACCGGGGAGGTGATTGCCCGTGTGTCTGAAGGAGATGCCGAAGATGTGGACCGTGCAGTTGTTGCGGCCCGCAAGGCATTCGATGAAGGGCCATGGCCAAAGATGACTGCCTAT GAGAGGTCCCGGATTCTTTTGCGATTTGCTGATTTGATAGAGAAACACAATGATGAAATTGCTGCACTGGAGACGTGGGACAACGGGAAGCCCTATGAGCAAGCTGCCCACATCGAAGTGCCAATGCTTGCTCGGCTTATGCGGTACTATGCAG GCTGGACTGACAAGATCCATGGCCTCATCGTACCGGCTGATGGCCCGCACCATGTACAGGTGCTGCATGAGCCGATTGGTGTCGTGGGTCAGATCATCCCGTGGAACTTCCCACTTTTGATGTATGGCTGGAAAGTTGGCCCTGCTTTGGCCTGTGGGAACACTATTGTTCTCAAGACCGCTGAACAAACTCCTCTATCTGCCCTCTATGTTTCTAAGCTGTTGCATGAG GCTGGACTACCCGAAGGTGTCCTGAACATCATATCTGGTTTTGGTCCTACCGCTGGGGCTGCTCTTGCTGGCCACATGGACGTTGACAAG ATTGCATTCACTGGATCAACCGATACTGGGAAAGTTATTCTTGAGTTATCTGCACGGAGCAATCTTAAGGCAGTGACACTGGAGCTAGGAGGCAAGTCTCCTTTTATCGTCATGGATGATGCAGATATTGACCAAGCTGTTGAGCTTGCGCATTTTGCGCTGTTTTTCAACCAG GGGCAATGCTGCTGCGCTGGGTCTCGCACGTTCGTACATGAGCGTgtttatgatgagtttgttgaGAAGTCAAAGGCTCGTGCTTTGAAGCGTGTAGTTGGTGATCCATTCAGGAAAGGTGTTGAGCAGGGTCCTCAG ATTGATGATGAGCAATTCAAGAAGATCTTGCGCTACATTAAGTCGGGTGTCGACAGTGGAGCCACCCTTGTGACGGGTGGTGACAAGTTGGGTGACAAAGGTTACTACATCCAGCCAACAATTTTCTCAGATGTGCAG GATGACATGAAGATAGCCCAGGAGGAGATATTCGGGCCTGTTCAGTCAATCTTCAAGTTCAA TGACCTCAACGAGGTGATCAAGAGGGCGAACGCAAGCCAGTACGGATTGGCCGCCGGCGTTTTTACCAACAACCTGGACACGGCCAACACCTTGACGCGTGCCCTCAGGGCCGGCACGATCTGGGTGAACTGCTTTGACATCTTCGATGCCGCGATCCCCTTCGGCGGGTACAAGATGAGCGGCATCGGTAGGGAGAAGGGCATCGACAGCCTGAAGAACTACCTGCAAGTCAAGGCGGTCGTCACCGCGCTTAAGAACCCTGCGTGGTTGTGA